CTGAGGAGTCGGGTTTATTTAATGTCTAACAAATAAAATGAAACATTAAACAAAACCTGATACCATGAAAACAAACTTTTTGAAATTCCGTTTTGCTCTTTTGGCCATAGCGGCCACCACATTATTTGCTTCCTGCTCGAAAGATGAGGATACTCCTGCACCTCCGGCAGAAATGCCGAAAGATATTGTTGAGGTGGCTGTATCGGATGCCCGCTTTTCCATCCTGGTTGAAGCGGTCTCCAAAGCCAACCTTGTCAGCGCGTTGCAAGGCGATGGTCCCTTTACGGTGTTTGCTCCTACCAATGATGCTTTCAACGCTTTATTTGCCCAGTTGGGTGTAAGCGGTATTGCCGATCTGGATGCAGCGACCCTTACACCGATTCTTCTCAATCACGTAGTTGCCGGTAATATTAAATCTTCGGATATCTCAACCGGATATGTTTCAACACTGAATGCAACCGATCCCGCTCAGGCCGGAGTTCAGATTTATGTGGAGAAAGGCAGTGATGTAAAGATTGACGGCAGCAAGGTGATCATCGCCGATGTGATGGCCTCCAACGGTGTGATTCACGCCATTGATAAGGTGATTCTACCGGCAAACGTTGTTAATCATGCAATTAATAATCCAAATTTCAGCATTTTGGTGCAGGCTGTTGTCAAAGCGGGACTTGTTGAGGCCCTGAGCGGCACCGGACCCTTCACGGTATTCGCGCCCACCAATGCTGCTTTTAATGCCTTGTTTTCTGCTCTCGGTGTCTCCGGAATCGATGCACTCACAGCCGAGCAACTTTCGCCCATTCTTCTCTATCACGTAGTTCCCGGTAATGTACGCTCTAACCAGGTTTCAAGCGGAACTGTGCCCACACTCAAGGACGGAAGCAATCTTAATATTACTGTCAGCAATATGGGTGTTAACATAAATGGATCTGTAAATGTGATTGCTACTGATGTGCAGGGCGCTAATGGTGTGATTCACGTGATTGATGCAGTGTTAGTTCCATAATTTTAGGTTTTTGGGATTATGGTAAAAGCCTGCCGGAATTCCGGCGGGCTTTTTAGTTGAAAGTTATATGACAGTAGTCCTTTAAAAATTATTAATGAACTGACTAACAGCGGATTATAAATACTTGTTTAAGGATAGCAAATCATTTATAATCAATTCGTTACGTCTTTGCCTCCTTGCGTGATTCTTAAATTTAACGTACTGTTGAAATGAGAGATCAATCTACCGGGAGTGTAATTTCCCGGCCGTCAATAAACTGCCTGATGACTCCGGATAACAGCTTATATCCTTTGCCATTAAGGTGCTCTCCATCAAATGAATATAGGCTGTCAAGCCTGTTCGTCCGTGTACAGAGTATGTGATTAACATCAATGAAATCAGCATTATTTTCCCGGGCAATAACCCTGATTCGTTCATTTATTCCGGCAATAAAATCGTTGCTGATCCAGGCATTGTTTACAGGGATCATACTTACGCAGAGAATTCCTGCGTCAGGACATTTATGCCGGATGGATCTGATAATTTGTTCATAATAGAATGAAATAGTGTCAACAGACCTTCTAAAGGTAAGATCCTTAGGATCAAGCATAAAAATAATTTTTGAGGGTCTGGCCTCTGTTATCTGATTCACCCGGTTGTAAATTCCGATAATATCATCTCCGCCAATACCCCGGTTTTTAACCAACGGATTTGAAAGCATTTCGGCCCAATCGCAGTAATCAGCAATGCAGTTGCCCAGGATGATAATTGCATTTGAATCGGCAGGCATTTCCCTGAATGTACCGGTCTTCATTTTGTAATAAAAGCCTTCATATGAGTTTTCGCTGTATGATTGGTGGGTGAATTTTTTCCTGAGATAGCTTATCCCGCCTTTCTTTTCCACATGATTTGCAAGCACCAGTAACATAAGGGCATTCATAGCAAGTGAAACCCAAAGAAGGAACTTGATTATCCGGATATTGGATTTGGTGCTCATGCTGCCGGAATTTTAAGATCAACTTTTATCTATAAATTAAAACGTTACAGATTCAGATAGTGAGTGAAGGATGAGTAAAGAGGTTAATTAGTTCAGACTTCTGTAAAAGTGATCATTGTAGAAATCATTAACCGCTTTGATATTGCTCCGGGGTAAATGGACAGTTTAATGCAGCGTCTTCAGAAAAATGAGTTTATGATGTTCTCTCAAATATAGCAAATCTTATGGATTTTTGCAATGATTTTCTGCATTTTTCGGATAGTGACTTCCTGGGAGATAAATTGCGAAATTGTGATTGATCTGAAGGCTGTTGCAGAAAGGAGGAAAACGCTGCATTATAATAAATAATGCAGATCAATAGCAGTACTGATAATCCTTATCTTTGCAATGGTTTTGGAAATATAAAACGTACACATAATCAGCAAACTATGAGAGAGAGACTTTTTGATGCCGTAATTTTTGACCTGGATGGAGTGATAACCAAAACAGCGCTTGTGCACAGTTCGGCATGGAAAAAAATGTTTGACGATTATCTGAAGGAAAGAGAAGCGAAAAAGGGCGAACCATTCAGGGAATTTACCCATGCAGGCGATTATCTGCCTTTTGTTGATGGTAAGCCACGATATAAGGGAGTTCAGGATTTTCTGGCCTCCAGGGGTATAGACATTCCTTTCGGGGACCCTGCAGATACCCATGAGATGGAAACCATTTGCGGGCTGGGTAATCGCAAGGATTATGCATTCAATGAAATTCTGAAACGCGACGGCGTTGGCGTGTATGAAAGTACCGTCAGGCTTATTAATGAATTGAAATCATCGGGAATCAGGGTGGGCGTGGCCTCATCAAGTAAGAATTGCGCTCCGGTACTTGAAGCAGCCGGGTTGTTGCATCTCTTTGAAACCCGTGTTGACGGTGTGGTTTCGGCTGAGTTGAAGCTGAAAGGCAAGCCTGAACCGGATATTTTTACAACTGCCGCGGATAATCTGGGCGTCTCCTATGGCCGGACGGTAATTGTCGAAGATGCCGTTTCGGGTGTGCAGGCAGGTCAGAAAGGCGATTTTGGCCTGGTAATCGGTGTTGCACGTGAGGAAAATGCTGTTGAGTTAAGACGTAACGGGGCGGATGTTGTGGTTGAAGACCTGGAAGCGGTCACCATTGACAGTATAAATGACTGGTTTCTCCACGGACTTGAGGATGACAAATGGTCGGTATCCTACCATGCCTATGAGCCGGGTAAAGAGCGCACACGCGAAGCCCTGCTTGCGGTGGGCAACGGCTACTTCGGCACCAGGGGGGCCATGGAAGAAACTACTTCGAATCAGGTGAATAATCCGGGTACTTACATCGCAGGTCTCTATAACCGGCTTTCATCAAAGGTTGGCGACCGGATGATCGAGAATGAAGATTTTGTGAATGTTCCCAACTGGTTGCCGGTTACATTCCGGATCAATGATGGGGAGTGGTTTGATTTCAACAGCGCGGAATTCCTTGATTTTAACAAGCATCTCGATTTCAGGACGGGTGTTTTCAGCAGACGAATTGTGGTAAAGGATGCAGATGGAAAGGTTTCTGAAATAGTTTCAAAGCGCATTGCCAGCATGGCTGATCCTCACATCGCATCCATGCAGTATCAGGTAACTCCTTTGAATTATGGCGGTAAGATTACCATCAGGACAGGAATTGACGGCGATATTATCAATAACAACGTTGAGCGTTACAAACAACTGAACCAGCAACATCTGAAACCTGTTACCGAAGGTATCGATGGAAATATGCTTTGGGTATGCGTCGAAACCGTGCAATCAGCCATAAAGGTGGCGGAAGCAGCAAATCATACCGTTTTTGTTAACAGGAAGCCGTTAAGCGTTACAGGCAGGCAATTTACAGGCAGGAGCAGCGCATTTCTTGAATATGAGGTCAGCGTTGATCAGGGAATACCTGTGATGCTCGACAAATATGTAGCCATTTTCACTTCCAGACATGACGATGTAAATGACCCGTTGGCTGAAGCTAAGACTGCCATTGCAGTGAATCCCGGTTTTTCGCATGTTATGGCCAAAAGCAGCAAGGCCTGGCAGGAATTATGGGAGAAGATAGATGTTGTAATAGAAGGCAGCCGTATGGATCAGAAACTGATACGGCTTCACCTGTATCATCTGATGGTGTCAGCCTCCCCTCACAATGCGCGTATTGATGCAAGTTTTACGGCAAGGGGGCTGCACGGGGAGGCTTATCGCGGACATATTTTCTGGGATGAGTTGTTCATTCTGCCCTTCTACAATATGCATTTGCCTGAAACAGCCAGGGCCACATTGATGTATCGTTACAATCGTTTGCCGAAAGCGCGTGAATATGCTGTTCAGCACGGCTATAAAGGGGCCATGTTTCCCTGGCAGAGCGGAAGCGACGGCAGGGAAGAAACGCAGGTGGTTCATCTGAATCCGCTGTCGGGTGAATGGGGTGATGATTACAGTTCGCTGCAACGCCATGTTTCACTGGCTATCGCCTATAATGTATGGGAATACTATCATACTACCGGAGATCTGGAGTTTCTTAAAAATTACGGAGCAGAAATGTTTCTGGATATCTGCCGGTTCTGGATGGATAAGGCACAGCTGAATCCTGTCACCGGCCGGTATTCCATAGCCGGAGTGATGGGACCCGACGAGTTTCATGAGCAATACCACGGTTCAACCGAAGGAGGACTGAGCGACAATGCCTACACCAATATTATGGTGGTATGGGCCGTTGATAAAGCCTTTGAAATCCTCGCGCTTGCCGGAGATCAGGCTGATGCCGTAAAAACCAGACTCGGTCTGGACGATCAAGAGCTTGCGGAATGGAAACGGATTTCGCGGAACCTGAATATTATTATTTCTCCCGAAGGCATTATTTCGCAATACGACGGCTACTTCGGACTTAAAGAACTTGACTGGAACCATTACCGTCAGAAATACGGTAATATCTACCGGCTTGACCGCATATTGAAAGCGGAAGGGAAGTCGGCCGATGAATTTAAGGTTGCCAAACAGGCAGATACCCTGATGGCTTTTTACAATCTTGACGAATCGGAAGTCAGGCTGATCCTTGAGGAATTGGGATATAATGTCAGGCCGGATTACCTGAAGGAAAATCTTGATTATTACCTCGCCCGCACTTCTCATGGCTCGACCCTGAGCCGGGTGGTCCATGCCCTGCTGGCCAATATGAGTGGCGACCGCAAGCTTAGCTGGGAGCTGTATCAGGATGCGCTCAGCAGCGACTTTAACGATATTCAGGGAGGAACAACCGCCGAAGGTATTCATTTGGGTGTTATGGCGGGTACCATTCTGATTGCCATGCATGCCTATGCTGGTCTGAACCTGAGGGGAGACCGGATCAGAATAAATCCAAACCTGCCGGAAGCCTGGAAATCTATTGCTTTTGGTTTTGTATTTCAGGGTAACTCGCTGAAAATTAAAATGAATACAGTGTCGGTAGAGGTTGTTGCAAACAAAGTCAAATCTGGTGAAGTTGAAATCGAGATAAATGGATCCGTGTATTCCCTTACCGGCGGTCAGGTTCTTAAAGTTGATTTGAAGTAAGGGGGCGTAACTAACTGAATTAAAAAATAATCAAGATGCTGAATGACATTTTACAGTTGAACAAAAAGCATGAATTTGCTGCCAGAACGATCCTTGAAAAAGTGATGGCTGAAAAAACCGACAAGTATATCATTACCATTTCGGGTGAAGTGGAAACCGGAAAGTGTGAGGTAGCCCATATGCTGGGAAAATTGTTGAAAAAAGAAGGGATCAGGGTGAAACTACTTCACATGGATAACTATTACAAAATACCGCCGCTTGAACGCACTGAATGGCGGAAACGGCACGGTTTGGAGAGTGTCGGGTATGATGAATATGACTGGGATGTGGTTAACCGGACGCTGGCAGGTTTCAAGGAAGGCAAACTGACCACCCTTCCGTGCGTCGATCTGTTTACCGGACAGATTGATCAGTTAACCACCAATTTTGCCGGAATTGAGGTTTTGATTATCGAAGGATTGTATTCCGTGAAAATTGAAGAAGCCAATCTTAAGGTCTTTATTGAACAAACCTACCGCGATACCATTGAGGAACAGATTGCCTCAGGAAAGGAAGAACTGGATGAATTCAGAATGCAGATACTGGAGCGGGAACATCAGGTAGTTCAGTCACTTAAACCCCTGGCCGATTTTTACCTGGATTTTGATACGGCCAGCGAAATTTTTCACTATTAAGAAACATAAAAAAATCACTGCTATGTTAGGAGATGTATTACTGATCGGAGAAAAGCATGAGAATGCCGCCAAAGTTATTCTTCCGCGGATTCTGGAAAACCGGAAAAATAAGTATATCATTGCTGTTTCAGGAGAATCGGGATCAGGAAAAACAGAATTATCACATGTGATTGCCAAAATGCTCAGGAAAGAGGGTATCTTTTGCAAACCCATTCACATTGATAACTATTACCGCATCCATCCCCTTGAGCGTACAGAATGGCGTAAAAAGCACGGCATCGAAACGGCTGTAGGACTTGGGGAGTACGACTGGGATACCATATACAGGAATATCGATGATTTCAAAAATGACAGGGTTTCAACCATGCCTTGCATCGATCTCGTTACCGAGCAGGTAGATCATCTTACCACCGATTTTAAGGGTATCGAAATGATCATCGTTGACGGATTGTATGCCATTCATACAGAGGGCGTTGATCTCCGGATTTTTATCGAACTGACCTATCATGAGACTAAAAAAGCCCAGGTAGTAAGGGGAAAGGAGCCTCAGAACGAATACCGTATGCAGGTGCTGGAACGTGAGCACCAGGTTGTACAATCGTTACGCGAAAAAGCAGATATTTTTATCAATAAGGAATATCAGGTCGTTCCGGCCCGCTAAAAAAGCAAAAAAAACAGCCTGCCATTTTTTAAAAGGAACAGGAATGGCAGGCTGCTTATTGATGGAATTTACTGATGGTTGTCAGGAACGGGGATTTCTTCATCAGTTACCCTGTTTGTGCGGTTATACAGCGTGCTCAGATTCCGGAGGGTAATCTCATGTTCTCTGAGCAGTTGTCCGTCAAGGAACCGCCATTGCCAGTTACCTGACAGGGTGCCCGGTACATTCATTCTTCCGTTTGTTCCCAATCCCAGCACATCCTGAAGCGGAACCACCGCAATATCCGATACCGAAGCCCATGCCAGCCTGATCATCTGCCAGTGGATACCGGTACCAATACTTCCAAGGTATTGATGCAGTTTTAGTTTGTCTTCCGCGTCAAGGCTTTCGTACCAGCCAACCACCGTATCATTGTCATGCGTACCGGTATATACCACGCTGTTTTGCGGATAGAAATGCGGCAGGTATGGGTTGGCCTTGCTTTTATCGAAAGCAAACTGCAGGATTTTCATCCCCGGAAGGTTAAATTGTAACCGTACCTCGTCAACATCGGGCGTGATTACTCCCAGGTCTTCGGCAATGATGGGGAGTTTTCCCAGTTTTTTGTCAAGGGCCTCGAATAGCTCAACCGCCGGAGCTCCGATCCATTGCCCGTCGATGGCCGTTTCGGCGCCGAAGGGGATGGCCCAGAATGCCACAAGCCCCCTGAAGTGATCGATACGAATGATATCTGCCAGTTCCAGGTTATGGGCTACCCGTTTGATCCACCAGTCGAAACCGGTTGCTTTCAGATAATCCCATTTAAAGAGAACATTGCCCCACAACTGACCGGTTTCACTGAAAAAATCGGGGGGGACGCCGGCCACCATTTCCGGATTCAGGTCCCCGTCCAGCAAAAATACCTCCGGGTTAGCCCAGGCATCACTGCTGTCGAATGAAACGTAAAGCGGAATATCGCCGATAATCTGAATGTTTTTTTCGTTGGCGTAAGATTTGAGCTTCATCCATTGGCAGTTGGCAACAAACTGCAGAAATCTGTGGTATCCTGCCCGCTCTTCCAGTTCCTGTCTGGTTTTGTCGAGTGCCGGCTGCTTTCTGAGTCTCAGGTCATCGGGCCATTCATACCAGGGAATTCCCCCCAGGCTTTCTTTGATGGCCATAAACAGGGCATAGTCGTCAAGCCAGTGACTGTGCTTCTCTTTAAAGTCGTTGAAAGCATTTCTGTCGGCATCCGGCGCCGCCTCGCAAAACGCCCGGTAGGCTTTAGTGAAAATCTGCTCGCGTGAGCTGTTCACAAACGCATAATCAACCCTGCCGTTGTTTCTTCGTTTGGCTGCTGAAAGATCATTTTGGCCGATTAACCCCTTATTGACAAAATGTTGAAGGTCAATCAATACCGGGTTCAATGCATAGGCGGAATAGCTCTGATAGGGGGAGTCGCCCGGACCTGTCGGGCCAAGGGGCAACACCTGCCAGAGGTTCTGATGCGCTCTTTCCAGGAAGTCAACAAAATGATAAGCTTCTTCACCAAAGGTACCGATGCCATATTCATTCGGGAGCGAGGTGGGATGCAGCAATATGCCGCCTGATCGTTGGTTGGTCATCATGGTCTTCAGTGTTCGTCTTTAACAAACATTACGGTTGCCGCTGCAATAAACATGGAAATACCGCCGAGTACAATGGCGTAAACGGCTTCACCGCCGAACAGGTCCCGGGTAAAGAAGCCCAGTATACTGGCCGCCAGTATTTGCGGGATAACGATAAAGAAGTTGAAAATGCCCATATACGTTCCCATTTTGTTGGCCGGAAGTGCGCCCGCAAGGATGGCGTAAGGCATGGATAAGATGCTTGCCCAGGCAAATCCGACGCCCACCATGGAAACCAGCAGCAGATTCGGATCTTTGATAAAATAGATTGAGATCAGCCCCAGTCCGCCGGCGACCAGTGCCAACATGTGTGTGAACTTCCGTGAAGTGCGTTTGGCGATGACCGGAAGGAGGAAAGCCACGGCGGCGGCAAATCCGTTATATACGGCGAAGCAGATGCCTACCCAGTCGGCGCCCTTGTTGAAAAGTTCGGATGTGGGATCGGTAGTGCCATAGATATGCTTGGTTACGGCGGCGGTGGTGTATATCCACATCGCGAAAAGCGCGAACCACGAAAAAAACTGGACTACCGCGAGTTGAGCCATTGTTTTCGGCATGCGGTAGAGGTCGTGCATCACCACGGCAATGCCGTTTTTAAGGTTTCCGCTGCGGATGATCAATCCCGAGATCAGCATCATCAGGCCATAAACGCCAAGGCCGGCTGAAAAAATATAAAGTTCGGGGTGGAAGCCGAAGTGGTATATAATGTACGAAAGAACCAGCCCTACACTTATCCAGAGGATGCTCCGGTTGAGGAATACGCGGCTGACCTTACCCGGTTCTGAGATTTCCTCTCCGGGGGTTTCTCCGGTGACCAATCCTTCTGCTTCAGCGTGCGCTTTCAGTTCTTCGGGAGAGTATTCCTTTGTCCGCAAAACGGTCCATAGAACGGCGGCAAAAAAGGCAAATGCTCCCAGGTAGAAGGAGTATTGCACGGAAGGTGGTATTTTGCCTTCGGGCGCAGTATTGGCAATGCCGAACCAGTTAGTCAGGATGTAGGGCAGGGCAGAAGCCACAACAGCCCCGGTACCGATAAAGAAACTCTGCATGGCAAAGCCTTTGGTACGCTGTTCCGAGGGGAGCATGTCACCAACAAAGGCCCTGAAAGGCTCCATGGAAATGTTGATGGAAGCATCCATAATCCAGAGCATGCCGGCGGCAACCCAGAGGGTGGGGGAGTTGGGCATAATGATCAACGCAATGGATGCCAGTATGGCTCCAACCATAAAGAACGGCCGTCTTCTGCCCCAGCGGTTCCATGTATTATCGCTCAGATGGCCGATAATGGGTTGCATAATGAGTCCGGTAACCGGGGCGGCAATCCAGAGGATGGGTATTTCATCCACCTTGGCGCCCAGGGTTTCAAAAATCCGGCTTACATTGGCATTCTGCAGGGCAAATCCGAATTGTATCCCCAGAAATCCAAAACTCATATTCCATATCTGCCAGAAACTGAGGTGCGGCTTTTTACTCATAAAGACGGTTTTAAAATTTAGCGTTAAAAATACGGAAAAAACTTGCTGTACAAACTGAAATGGCCTGCCCGATAATTTTTTCATAGCCGCTGTCTTTATAAACATCAAGTTTTATTATTTTTGCAATGAAATTCCAATCGCGGAAGTAGCTTAGTCGGTAGTCTCGTCACCTATGACGAGATCTCAAGCTGAGGGTATAAATAATAACAATGCGGAAGTAGCTCAGTCGGTAGTCTCGTCACCAATGACGAGATCTCAAGCTGAGGGTATAATAATAACAATGCGGAAGTAGCTCAGTCGGTAGTCTCGTCACCAATGACGAGATCTCAAGCTGAGGGTATAAATAATAACAATGCGGAAGTAGCTCAGTCGGTAGAGCATCAGCTTCCCAAGCTGAGGGTCGCGGGTTCGAATCCCGTTTTCCGCTCAAAAAACGAGGTCAGATGGCTTCGTTTTTTTTTATAATATAGAAAGCAGAAGCTTATGCCAGGTTGCACTGCGAAAAAATAAACTGCAGGCAGTCCGTTCAATTGCTGAAAT
This sequence is a window from Lentimicrobium saccharophilum. Protein-coding genes within it:
- a CDS encoding uridine kinase family protein; its protein translation is MLGDVLLIGEKHENAAKVILPRILENRKNKYIIAVSGESGSGKTELSHVIAKMLRKEGIFCKPIHIDNYYRIHPLERTEWRKKHGIETAVGLGEYDWDTIYRNIDDFKNDRVSTMPCIDLVTEQVDHLTTDFKGIEMIIVDGLYAIHTEGVDLRIFIELTYHETKKAQVVRGKEPQNEYRMQVLEREHQVVQSLREKADIFINKEYQVVPAR
- a CDS encoding nucleoside/nucleotide kinase family protein, encoding MLNDILQLNKKHEFAARTILEKVMAEKTDKYIITISGEVETGKCEVAHMLGKLLKKEGIRVKLLHMDNYYKIPPLERTEWRKRHGLESVGYDEYDWDVVNRTLAGFKEGKLTTLPCVDLFTGQIDQLTTNFAGIEVLIIEGLYSVKIEEANLKVFIEQTYRDTIEEQIASGKEELDEFRMQILEREHQVVQSLKPLADFYLDFDTASEIFHY
- the malQ gene encoding 4-alpha-glucanotransferase, with the translated sequence MMTNQRSGGILLHPTSLPNEYGIGTFGEEAYHFVDFLERAHQNLWQVLPLGPTGPGDSPYQSYSAYALNPVLIDLQHFVNKGLIGQNDLSAAKRRNNGRVDYAFVNSSREQIFTKAYRAFCEAAPDADRNAFNDFKEKHSHWLDDYALFMAIKESLGGIPWYEWPDDLRLRKQPALDKTRQELEERAGYHRFLQFVANCQWMKLKSYANEKNIQIIGDIPLYVSFDSSDAWANPEVFLLDGDLNPEMVAGVPPDFFSETGQLWGNVLFKWDYLKATGFDWWIKRVAHNLELADIIRIDHFRGLVAFWAIPFGAETAIDGQWIGAPAVELFEALDKKLGKLPIIAEDLGVITPDVDEVRLQFNLPGMKILQFAFDKSKANPYLPHFYPQNSVVYTGTHDNDTVVGWYESLDAEDKLKLHQYLGSIGTGIHWQMIRLAWASVSDIAVVPLQDVLGLGTNGRMNVPGTLSGNWQWRFLDGQLLREHEITLRNLSTLYNRTNRVTDEEIPVPDNHQ
- a CDS encoding HAD-IA family hydrolase: MRERLFDAVIFDLDGVITKTALVHSSAWKKMFDDYLKEREAKKGEPFREFTHAGDYLPFVDGKPRYKGVQDFLASRGIDIPFGDPADTHEMETICGLGNRKDYAFNEILKRDGVGVYESTVRLINELKSSGIRVGVASSSKNCAPVLEAAGLLHLFETRVDGVVSAELKLKGKPEPDIFTTAADNLGVSYGRTVIVEDAVSGVQAGQKGDFGLVIGVAREENAVELRRNGADVVVEDLEAVTIDSINDWFLHGLEDDKWSVSYHAYEPGKERTREALLAVGNGYFGTRGAMEETTSNQVNNPGTYIAGLYNRLSSKVGDRMIENEDFVNVPNWLPVTFRINDGEWFDFNSAEFLDFNKHLDFRTGVFSRRIVVKDADGKVSEIVSKRIASMADPHIASMQYQVTPLNYGGKITIRTGIDGDIINNNVERYKQLNQQHLKPVTEGIDGNMLWVCVETVQSAIKVAEAANHTVFVNRKPLSVTGRQFTGRSSAFLEYEVSVDQGIPVMLDKYVAIFTSRHDDVNDPLAEAKTAIAVNPGFSHVMAKSSKAWQELWEKIDVVIEGSRMDQKLIRLHLYHLMVSASPHNARIDASFTARGLHGEAYRGHIFWDELFILPFYNMHLPETARATLMYRYNRLPKAREYAVQHGYKGAMFPWQSGSDGREETQVVHLNPLSGEWGDDYSSLQRHVSLAIAYNVWEYYHTTGDLEFLKNYGAEMFLDICRFWMDKAQLNPVTGRYSIAGVMGPDEFHEQYHGSTEGGLSDNAYTNIMVVWAVDKAFEILALAGDQADAVKTRLGLDDQELAEWKRISRNLNIIISPEGIISQYDGYFGLKELDWNHYRQKYGNIYRLDRILKAEGKSADEFKVAKQADTLMAFYNLDESEVRLILEELGYNVRPDYLKENLDYYLARTSHGSTLSRVVHALLANMSGDRKLSWELYQDALSSDFNDIQGGTTAEGIHLGVMAGTILIAMHAYAGLNLRGDRIRINPNLPEAWKSIAFGFVFQGNSLKIKMNTVSVEVVANKVKSGEVEIEINGSVYSLTGGQVLKVDLK
- a CDS encoding fasciclin domain-containing protein → MKTNFLKFRFALLAIAATTLFASCSKDEDTPAPPAEMPKDIVEVAVSDARFSILVEAVSKANLVSALQGDGPFTVFAPTNDAFNALFAQLGVSGIADLDAATLTPILLNHVVAGNIKSSDISTGYVSTLNATDPAQAGVQIYVEKGSDVKIDGSKVIIADVMASNGVIHAIDKVILPANVVNHAINNPNFSILVQAVVKAGLVEALSGTGPFTVFAPTNAAFNALFSALGVSGIDALTAEQLSPILLYHVVPGNVRSNQVSSGTVPTLKDGSNLNITVSNMGVNINGSVNVIATDVQGANGVIHVIDAVLVP
- a CDS encoding MFS transporter; the encoded protein is MSKKPHLSFWQIWNMSFGFLGIQFGFALQNANVSRIFETLGAKVDEIPILWIAAPVTGLIMQPIIGHLSDNTWNRWGRRRPFFMVGAILASIALIIMPNSPTLWVAAGMLWIMDASINISMEPFRAFVGDMLPSEQRTKGFAMQSFFIGTGAVVASALPYILTNWFGIANTAPEGKIPPSVQYSFYLGAFAFFAAVLWTVLRTKEYSPEELKAHAEAEGLVTGETPGEEISEPGKVSRVFLNRSILWISVGLVLSYIIYHFGFHPELYIFSAGLGVYGLMMLISGLIIRSGNLKNGIAVVMHDLYRMPKTMAQLAVVQFFSWFALFAMWIYTTAAVTKHIYGTTDPTSELFNKGADWVGICFAVYNGFAAAVAFLLPVIAKRTSRKFTHMLALVAGGLGLISIYFIKDPNLLLVSMVGVGFAWASILSMPYAILAGALPANKMGTYMGIFNFFIVIPQILAASILGFFTRDLFGGEAVYAIVLGGISMFIAAATVMFVKDEH
- a CDS encoding GDSL-type esterase/lipase family protein; this translates as MSTKSNIRIIKFLLWVSLAMNALMLLVLANHVEKKGGISYLRKKFTHQSYSENSYEGFYYKMKTGTFREMPADSNAIIILGNCIADYCDWAEMLSNPLVKNRGIGGDDIIGIYNRVNQITEARPSKIIFMLDPKDLTFRRSVDTISFYYEQIIRSIRHKCPDAGILCVSMIPVNNAWISNDFIAGINERIRVIARENNADFIDVNHILCTRTNRLDSLYSFDGEHLNGKGYKLLSGVIRQFIDGREITLPVD